AGAGTTTAGAGACCTATGTCATACATTGCAGACATTGAGCACCACTCAAGGTGTTCTCTTCCAGCAGATGGAGGTCATATGTGCACATTAGGATCAGCTTATTGTCATGCAAACCTAGAATACTACCATCCTTAGTCAGATACAACAGCATTTGGGTATTTTGCCACAACCTGAGCATGATATGACTGGCCCATCAAAGCCTACAGCTCCATCTGAGGAGGCTACTCCAGCTAAGCAAGCTATTCCATCTGAGGAGGCTACTCCAGCTGAGCAAGCTATTCCATTTGAGGAGGCTACTCCAATAGAGCAAACTATGCCTCATGAGGAGACTACTACAACAGAGGTCGAGACTCTTATCTAGAGCACTCGGGAGACCACAacagagccatcatctccacatgatCCTTCCACCACTACCTAATCATCTATCtactttttgtatttacttattatagtagaactgttaatcccatgttttttatgttttatatactgagattggatgtattacttgtgcatatttcatattgtactttcttaaagtaatatatatccatcattttttagtatacttggcatatttttatttatttcctctactcatttattttttatttttttttgttttttgaatcatgtggtttctcatATACAATTCAGACTCTATtccactcaggaggtaccacttcctccctttattttcaattgctcttcAAACATTGTGGGCAATGTTCAAcatggttggggggagagttgaggaaggaagtattgtttaTATGCTAGGTTATAAATGGTAATTTAGTTACTCTTCATGGTCatcaaggaaaaattctcaaaatgaaatgggagaaattgaatttttgccTTTTTACTTGAcctagagtttgtattatgcttattaaagttgatgaattgttgaaacttctattgaattcaaccttatttcttccactttaagcttaccACACattgtgcacactaggttccgattataagatgaaaaactatttcaccccttgacttaggaaattttagacttggtacctttgacctcattttaatagtgttgggacaccttagaaaggccaatgagcctttgaaaagagaagaaaaagatgaaagaaaaaaaatgttttacttgccttgaaacccgagcaaggtctaaggggtatatggtgaaaatctttaaaacttggtgccctaagccttcattggttgggagtcattttttttacctttaagctttgtactcctacaagaaaaaaaaagtgtgaaataaatTAGGAgcattcttagcctattggaggttgtcagtttgctaagatttgaaaaagacctaggttggggggagagattagttcagcatactatattcggaaactaataagtaacacttagatttttatggAAGAGTAAAGATtaaccctttgggagtggaaattcttttaaagcttaaatttgcataatgacgtctctttatgaattgtgattaggcaagttATTTGAtcactcttgttgaagtttgagttttatatcatctttcatgttccatgtgagagtatgatcatcatgccacttgaaattttttggagtgatcaacatgatgttgtaaattatagtactgtttattttaatttttctctccttcattgctaagggactagcaatatgtcggttgcggggagtgattactactcaaaaagttatattttatagcttgtaattaactcttttaaacacttttgagtagtagttattaccttggaattttgataaggttgagaaggaaagtttcatttttcttgcactgtgttgaggttggcaaaccttgagattgaatattggagattatctatcttctaagaTAGATCactttgcattccatccatcattttgttcaatgaactctctacactgtcaattctttgactgagatgagcattgatggatttttgagctccaacaaagtctcccacgactttgctaagattcaccatagcttgttcaaggttcgagGCTTGCGGAAGTGCTTGAACAGGTTGTtgatactgaggtggctgtggtttccaagagaaatttggatggtccctccaattggaattgtagctGTTGCAATCACTAAACATTTCCCTCACCGTtagaatggtaggacactcatccaccaagtgctcaaaataTCGACAAATGGAACAGGGCATAggttgcaatggtgtctgagagatgacttgcacttcttgcatcttcttcatttctagctcttccaatctccttaccatagctgcaatctttgccttcatgtctatgtcgtcattcaaaatatacatctcagcCTTAGCActaggttgagacgtcattctcCCCATATTTtgagcatttggttcatcccatcctcttgaaatttcacccacataactcatgaagttcatggcttcctttgctatctcgtattcaacgtgacatgcacaactagcaatttgtgaattaaaagcagagaaaacaaaataaaaacaattctaaaaaaaattaagactaactaaaactagctgaaaggtaaactaaaacataaataaataaaaagaacaattaaaaagagttagtaaaagaaaagaaaaatcaccaaacttgtgatgaagatcacaagtgttctcaaaagatcatatcactgcaaagtggcaccatccctgGCAACGGTGCCattttgattcgtgcccagttgggtattctaataaaaaatatttataaaacctatgacctcatactagcgtagcaaagctaatATAGTATAGCATCTCTaaggtcgaactctgggatgggttttcactctactagtgatagactcaagattagaaattgaatctgatgatttcctttgtcaaaaacttaaagtttaaaagaaaataaaatttgttttgaaagtgatgcttgaaactaaactaacatagaactaggtaaaaaatggaagaaagaaagtctcccggagctaaaggttgctatgattaagttcagaatgcaaagtgggaaattccgaaTTTTTcttctcgtattggggacaacaacataaaggatggttgtttctcgaatcggtataggtttaacaatgaagatttaatccataaaaagtcaatagaaatggtagtcaagttccataaatggctttagacactaggggtcttcaccttgagccactttccaatggctcgtacatgataactaatggtctgatgtggatctagcaataagtatccacagagacctaaagcttatcatgtattgggcattcaaagtgattctaagggatttaaagcaaaactttagatttaaaatccatttatgaacttcaactacctgta
The sequence above is drawn from the Vitis riparia cultivar Riparia Gloire de Montpellier isolate 1030 unplaced genomic scaffold, EGFV_Vit.rip_1.0 scaffold510_pilon_pilon, whole genome shotgun sequence genome and encodes:
- the LOC117909972 gene encoding mucin-7-like, coding for MAYVAPPGAPDMPAPPEPPQAQQAEIPTEIIPTAPATPSTVPMPEATSSAHPTTLEAPPVVPATSAPPPSESFITISTLEFRDLCHTLQTLSTTQGVLFQQMEIQQHLGILPQPEHDMTGPSKPTAPSEEATPAKQAIPSEEATPAEQAIPFEEATPIEQTMPHEETTTTEVETLI